The region ggtttttcgtttcgatctcttttccgaaaacccctagattggttttcgttcttcttttggaccgttcgtctcaacgaacgtgatcaccgattatttcccggttaacgacgtctgttcgtataaccgttcttctttttcttctcgtcggatttattccgcgatcgcgatctcagatccgatcttcgttctagtttatcttctcgctcgtttatcggaatcaggtgattcaagcgcctggagtttcatctcgaaaccgccgtttcgtctaatcaacttgaacaagcttttgctacagtaaaattttgacctagattcaacttgctagaaccgagttgttttcttccgccgtttgtttctcgtcgtttgttcggctcgttctttctttgcaaccggagttcttaagttgaactttctggttcgttctctcgttcgatttttccctgtgcattagatgagtacttattgtgtggttactattgtttgcttacgatagatcaaccggagtgtgacgagtagatctatcacgagttttgagtgcgaatcatcttcatcaacattgcaggcaagtaacacttgatcatatctttcctactacctagttttattgcattagatcaaaccctcaaacacttgcattattaggatctaattaaattgtgggatgggaagtagaagaggtagtacctattacctgttacttatgaaaccttgggagttacttctacgtttgcttattatgctatgctatgctagtagacgtggattgggtgagtgatatccatgacagatgtgagattgataatttaatggtttatctaaggtggcaacttaaacacacatctgggtggattgaggcacctgatgtctatcaggacttgcctgtttttattttggaccgccacccaggctcaaagggatcataagatatttcaaactggaaacttccgtgtgcagccacatgctactatgggctctagcatagttgactaagttgtgcgaactcttacggggtggactagcagatgtaggggatgtaggtgtaccggtctaccccacatgtaaggtgctagtgcttctgaaagactatgtctcggtcatccgtttctcaaacaccatgtagtgcgagaaaacaaacggaggcgatcgagtcatgtggggaaaagtgcgcaaacctctgcagagtaacaaactaatcatgattagccgtgtccccggttatggacgttttgagtatctagtacttgaatatcattgtgaatctcaacatgttacttctaattaatgttgttgggttttaatgagtacttttaattgggattgaggatgctgtcaaccattctcaatgtttaacaaccaccatgatagttaaataaattttattcctttgaagtagggaaaaattggcttttcgcaaaaactgtaaccatagagctttccaccagccatatatgcatgtagtatagcctattctttcattactctctatgtgttacattgccagcatattccatgtgctgacccgttttcgggctgcaacttttcatgttgcagacttttcagacgacgagtaagtggtacgttaggattacgatttcctatactcaactttgccgttggtgttgatgggaacccacaaccttgttgcttccgctatattttggattgaggtaatagttttacgttactttatacatgtgatttacctctgttataaatccttcgagtactgtgtgtgtcagcataccgatccagggatgacacgaaagcacagagacttgatccattcgggtcgggtcgctacaccctctcttgtggagatctatttgatgtaatctctttttgcagtgtgtttgtcgagatccgatgaattgtgggtttatgatcaagtttatctatgaataatatttgaatcttctctgaattcttttatgtatgattgagttatctttgcaagtctcttcgaattatcagtttgatttggcctactagattgatctttcttgccatgggagaagtgtttagctttgggttcaatcttgcggtgtccttacccagtgacagaaagggttacaaggcacgtattgtattgttgccatcgaggataaaaagatggggtttatatcatattgcttgagtttatccctctacatcatgtcatcttgcttaatgcgttactttgttctttgtgaacttaatactctagatgcaggcaggagtcggtcgatgtgtggagtaatagtagtagatgcaggcaggagtcggtctacttgttgcggacgtgatgcctatatacatgatcatgcctagataatctcataattattcgcttttctatcaattgctcgacagtaatttgttcacccaccgtaatacttatgctatctcgagagaagcctctagtgaaacctatgccccccgggtctatctcttatcatatttgcttccaatctacttttatttgcatctttattttctccatctatattataaaataccaaaaatatatttattttatcatacagtctctatcagatctcacttccgcaagtggccgtgaagggattgacaacccctttatcgcgttggttgcgagttcttggtttgtttgtgtaggttcgtgggacttgttgaggagcctcctactggattgataccttgattctcaaaaactgagggaaatacttacgctactgtgctgcatcaccctttcctcttcaaggaaaaccaatgcaagctcaagacgtagcagtaccgagtgtctatttccatcatccgagttagagacatatctccggtctgaCCAAACTTTAGGACTAGCTCTCGATATTTAACGCCTTCCTTCAAAGCACACACTGCTTGGTGCTCAGATACATTTTCcattgtgtgatgcaaagtggtccacctctgaatgtaatCTCTTAGAGTCTCACTCAGTTTTTGCACGCAATGTTGCAATTCTGTTaatcctgcaggtcgcttgcaagtaccctcaaaagttctgacgaacactcgggtaagctcctcccaactgaatatactgccaggtgctaactgagtcaaccacgccctggctgacccttcaagcatcagaggaagatgcttcatggccacttcatcattaccgccaccaatctgcatagccactcggtaatcctcaagccaagtgtcaggcttggactctccagtgaacttgatgactccagtcgccaacctgaagttgggaggaatactGCAGCCCTAATGGCTCTAGTGAAACATTCCGGACCCGAAACATGAATTCTGCTGCCAGTCGGACGATCTCTGTCAAGGCCCTCCCTGTGCGCTCTGTTCCAGTCGAttagaccttgaacgagaatagatatcgcatcaaagcctggctcccttgggtcggccggtactctgcgctcgccactgtgaGGGCATCCATCATCAtattgccgaggcacatatgatccactcctcagaggaggtgtgggcactcgacgacggtcatcACGGCCGAGTCGGTGATCATGCTGCCCATGACCTTCATgccgcaggggcgatcttgggctgtgggccgactgaactgtatcctccatcacagacctgctatgaatcctattccgcgactgagacattgttgtgttctgttctcctgctgcccggaataaggctcggatctgcatcaaacctttgCCAGCCTCCgattgggaaggctgaattgactctgttaTTCGGGTcgcagctgtgagattttgaatcggagtgcggtataccttaggttgaggcggaaaaagctgtcgtcgactggactcagggaccCGCTCCCGTGCATGCTCGCCGAGTGTGTGctgaaggttctctagtcgagcgcgctcagccaaattagccaggcgcacctcttccaaggcccgagcctcggggggttCCCCAAcgctgggcgtgtggagtgcatccatgttgcagtggcgaagttcttctctctgctgtgaagagaggggttcgggacgGTACTGCTCGTCACCATCACCACCGTCGTCCCGGCGGAAGCCAGGTGGACTATGTGGTCCGTCGACCATAAAGACTTCAGctgcagggtcgctgctatcgcactcagaTGCGGTCTCGATGGAACCAGtcaacaggtcgaacaggccgtagagagtttcgtcaggctcgattgccgcgacttgatgggtggccgaatgacgagccaccgcatgtttcacccaccgctgaagccgcgaccacCGGATCGCCTGTGACGGCAAACAGCGGGGAGAGAGGAAACcatgggagccgaccgatactgggtcaacggctgccggagaaggacgccacatacgcacgcgcgaaagtgcgtcgcccctcggacggggagcgcctcaatgtcaaggggagcttcctgaagccaagcggagtcatcggcgacgaagacgagcgcgccgagatggatctcgtggccctcagtCAATCCAGCGCCGGAAACCATGACGATAGGGatcagaaaaatcgcaacttcaccaaaaaaatcgctaagacaccggccccatggtgggcgccaactgtcgtggttttaagactgacagtagaatgggggtggtatgaggaggcaagatctcagctatggtgaagttgtacacacaagatttacgagtccaggcccttcatggtggaagtaaaagccctacgtctcggtgcccggaggcggtcgattgaattatatgcgtgtggtgttacagggggtgcgaacccttgtcccagagaaggagggtggcttatatagagttcgccaggaccccagccatctccCGTTACAGAGGGTTGAATGTACATAAAAATtgaggtgttactggtaacgccagccttaagtgccctTAATGACCTTAAAGGCTACGGAGTGAATACTTGCCCGTTGCTGTTCTGAGTGACTTCTGGTCTTCAATAGGTCGAGTGGTTTCCtgtatggtcgagtggttggctggTCGTGTGACTTCGGGAAAGAGGGGTATCCGAGTAGTtctttggtcgagtggattgcactcgacacctttactGGGTACCCTTTGTTGTCTCTTGAGCttatttgcttctagggtagtgaccttaggTAGGTCGTATAGGACaggcctgtgaccctaccctaggtctgtatcctcatcactcCCCTCAACCTCTTCCGGGCGCCAtgcttgtcgtcgcccccggccatccctctagcactGCCCCCATCTAGTTTCCTTCCCCGACAAAACCACACCATCGCCACACCACCGCCCCCACCACTGCCGTCCAccaccgccccaccctgaaccctaagatagataatgagaTGATGACGGCGAGCCCCTTCCTTCTCTGGCGAGGCACTTCCTTCTCTTTCCTTCATTCAAAATTGATTGACCCGAAATCGAAAATTCAGCTGACTGAGATGTAGCTAAACTGGTCTAAATTTGATATTTAGCGGAGCACCGTCGTCGTCGACGACAGCGCCGGAGCAAACGAAGCGAGGCCCTGGGATGCCGACAAGGCCTGGCCAAGAACGAGCCGCAGCAGGCGAGGCGAGTTTGAAGTTTGTCGGATTTGGCTGGGCAAGGGGGTGTGGAGGTTCGCCGAGAAATTGGGATGGTTCGCATGNNNNNNNNNNNNNNNNNNNNNNNNNNNNNNNNNNNNNNNNNNNNNNNNNNNNNNNNNNNNNNNNNNNNNNNNNNNNNNNNNNNNNNNNNNNNNNNNNNNNNNNNNNNNNNNNNNNNNNNNNNNNNNNNNNNNNNNNNNNNNNNNNNNNNNNNNNNNNNNNNNNNNNNNNNNNNNNNNNNNagggggggggggggcgaggcgGTCGCACATGGCAAATGCAAGTGGTTCGGTTGGCGGTCGTCGGAGGTTCGAGGAAGATCATAAACAGTGCCAAGCGAGAGGTAGAAGAATGTACATCTTCCCGTTCGTTGCACATCCGACGATGCAGAAAGAAAAATGACTGGCCCAAAAATAAAAATCCAGTCATCCGATGACGTGTAGCCACTCCCATCCCATTAAAAGACAATGGTTTGTTCCACCTCGTACTGTATACGTGGTACTACGTAAATAGCACATCGGTTCACCTTTTATTTCTAATTTATTTCACCTTTGCGTCTGTAGCTATTTTAATTTCCCCACTTTTTTCTGAAACCCGGAGGGATGCTACTATTCCCCCGGCATAAATAGGCGGGCGGCCTCTTCGCCCTGGTTTGTCCGTTCGCTCGACGGAGCTCGATCCTGCTGGGCTCGGTCCCGTCGACGAATCGAGGTATTGTCACCGCCGGGCCAATCAATCGCGCCCTTGCATTTCTTCTCCTGACCCCGATTCCCCCCGTCTCATCTCATGCGCAGACACGCCGCGCCGGACGACTGCGCCCCCACGCGCACAACAGTCGTCGCCCTCCGGTTCACGTCGGCCGCAGGCAGGGGCAGGGGCACTGCACGGCGATCGAAACAGAAAAAAGCAAAAGGTTCGTCCGGTCGCCCCCAGATTTCCACCGTTCATCTTCTACTTTTCCGCCTTGTTAAATGTTAACAATTTCTGGTACATTCGGACTTCAGAAAAACTGGGAATTGACAATGTTTATTATAATTTGTGATGATACGTTGCGTCGAAGCAAAGTTAGCAAACCGCGGCCAGTTAGCATGCGGTTTACTGGAGAATACTAAACGGCGCCACATGACGTGAGGCACAGGATCGCGTTTGGCGCGGGCCCCACAGGTGTTGGGATCCGGTACGAGGCATATAATTTTAGCTCCGCGAATATCCGCCCCCGAAAAGGATATCCGCTCCCAATATTCCCTTCGAGAGACTAATCTATTCTTGGAGTCGCAGCCGGCCGCAAGCAAATCTGCTCAACGGGGCAACCTTTTtcgcctcttttcttttcttttcttttgctggGAAGGGGAGAGCCGGGAAACCTCGGCGCGTGCGTCTCGTCACCCCCGGTATGAACAAGGATCGCTTGCTCGTGCAACTTCGCAGCAGGCTTATAAGCCGTTGCTCTGCTGCAGCCTGCACGCACAATGTTACAGTATATACATGTCCGTTTTTCTTTCTAATTCACATGGGAATTTCTAGCCCTTTTTTTTAACCTGGCACAGTGGCACTGCCAATGTTGAATTTTTTTAATACCATGAGTGAATATTTGGTTCCACGCTTGTGTTGGACTATCCACGTTTGAAGCAACATGCTTCCCCTTATATTTAGGAGTATAACACGAGTTTAGTCAACTAAAACAGTATACTCACTCAATATGCCTCTTGTCGTTAAGCAACGGGATTATGCACCACAAAGAAGAGACCGTAGGCGTGAGTGCGTGACCACACCGGGGAAACACCCGATCCGGCGGCGGCCCACGGGCACCACGAGCAGGAGCAGCCGAACAAACGCTGTCGCCAGCACCGGTATAAAACACGAGCAGCTAGCTCCTCGGAGCCCACGGCCGAGGCGCCTCAGCACTTCCACGGTCCGCGCTCCCCACGACCACGagccccccctccctccctcccgggTCACGCACCACGACCCGACTTCCCAACAGCTggccggagacgaagaagaagacgaccacacaTCCTCTGTGTCCCGGGCAACCTCAACCGCCAGCACGTCGATCCGTCCTCTCTCCGCAGGTAATGAATGGCTCGCGTCATGCCGGCGCCTCCCCATCTTGCTTTCAGTTCCGTTTAGTCCCCCTGCGTCAGAGAAAGGCGGCTTCtcgcggtgccggccatggcggcaTAACGGATCGCCCGACTTCTCTTCAACGGTTGTCTTGCAAGTTGCATAGCTTCGGGCAACTTAGCCTCTCTGCTTGCTCTGCTTTCTCTTTCTGAAAGAGTAAGATCCGTTGGTTCGGTTGCTTCTGTTGTCGGGCTGCCTTGCCTTGCTTGCAAGACCGGCCTTGTCGTACTTCTTCCCCTTTATATTCATCCTCCCTTGGGCTCATATTCACGAATCTGTGCGCCTTGCCTTCTCCTCTTCCCTCCCATTGCTGAACAGGAGGTGAGATGCTGCTGTGTTGGTAGGATGTTTTCTGTTCTCCTTTCGTACCATTTATTTCAGTTGATCAATCCAAGTTCAATCGCAGTTCTTGATTTTGGTAGTGATCATTAGATCTTGCCCCCTTTTATCGACCAAATCCTCCAATCAATTTCAGGTTATCTTCAACTGTATGAAGATAGTGATTGTTTTCTCTGTTCAATCCCGGGTGGTGTATATATCATACAGGGTCCCTGCTTTTTTAATTTTGAGCTTGGGCGCTTGGCTATCCTGTTAGGTTGATTCTGATGAAAAGTGCTCATTTGTAGGCATATGTATGCTGATACCAGGGGCCGCTCAAACAAAAGATTCAGTGATTTAACAATGTTGTGCTCGTAACATCCCACCTAAAAAATTCGCAACATCCAACCTAATCTTATGACAGGAAGTGCAAAGTGGTAGCAATATAGCGTGCTGTTTATTTTATTTCAGGAACCATCTAGTCCTTGGCCCCAATAATTCATTCAAACATTGTTATAGGATGATTACTCCTTGTTGCAAAATAAGCATTTGCACCTGTCACTTTCATTTTCATAACTCCAGGTTCCACATTTGTGTCAAGCTGTCAGTCAGCACTTATGATCTTATCTGGATAATTCTGACATTTGCCGTGTTTGGTTTTTTTCAGATATTAGGCAATAACACCAGCCGGCCTTCTTCCCGGCTACATTAACTAACGGTTTGTGGAGAAGCCAAATTCAGGGTCACGCATGGGCTCCTCTACTGAGAGCAGAAGCAGAATGGGTAGCATAAAGCCCATGGGGATTCAGCTCATCGAGTGTGTCCGCGGCGGCCCTCTCTCCTTCAGATCATCTCAGGCTCTTGTGTTGGTGCTCACCTTCCTGTCATATGCTAGTTATCATGCTACTAGGAAAACCACAAGCATTGTCAAGAGTGTTCTTGATCCCAAGACAACAAACCTAGGCTTGTTGCACTGGCCGAGCCATATGTATCTTCAAGAACTGAAAGGTGCAGCGAACAACACGGCTCTCCAGAGCGGCTGGGCTCCGTTCAATGGCGAGGATGGCACCGGGCTGCTCGGCGAGATCGACTTGGCTTTCCTTGGGGTGTATGCCATTGGCATGTTCTTTGCCGGCCATTTGGGTGACCGGGTGGATCTCAGGATCCTCCTGACCATCGGAATGGTAGGGACCGGGCTGTTCACCGCCGCTTTCGGAGCTGGCTACTGGCTCAACATCCACAGCTTCTACTACTTTCTGGGCGTCCAGATGATCGCCGGCCTGTTCCAGTCGTCCGGCTGGCCCTCCGTGGTCGCGGTCGTCGGCAATTGGTTTGGGAAGAGTAAGAGGGGGCTGATCATGGGGATCTGGAACGCTCACACCTCGGTGGGAAACATTTCTGGCTCGCTGATCGCGGCTGCCATGCTGAAGTTTGGGTGGAGCTGGTCGTTTGCAGTGCCAGGTGCCATGATCGCGCTGGTCGGGCTCGCCGTGTTTCTGTTCTTGCCTGTTGATCCGGAGGTGATAGGCGTCGAGCAGGATCGCCATGTGAAGGACTACGAGAAGAATGGCACGGATGTGCCTCTGCTGGAGGGACATTCGAGTGGACGAGACGAGGCAGTGGGGTTCATCCAGGCATGGAAAATTCCCGGCGTTGCCCCGTTTGCTCTCTGCCTCTTCTTCTGCAAGCTTGTGGCCTACACGTTCCTGTATTGGCTCCCCTTTTACCTCAGCCACACTGGTTCGTCTAGTTGTATATCATGCTGGCAGCACGTGGAGATAAAATATGAACCTGACCGCCGTTTTGTTCTGGTCCTGATTTTCAGAGATCGGGGGAGAATATCTGTCAGACTCTGCGGCGGGGATCCTGTCGACCCTGTTCGACGTGGGCGGCGTCGTCGGCGGCATCCTGGCCGGCCACATCTCCGACCGGCTGGACGCGCGGGCGCTGACGGCGGCGACCTTCACCTTCTCCGCGATACCGGCGCTCTTCTTCTACCGCATCTACG is a window of Triticum dicoccoides isolate Atlit2015 ecotype Zavitan chromosome 2B, WEW_v2.0, whole genome shotgun sequence DNA encoding:
- the LOC119365275 gene encoding putative glycerol-3-phosphate transporter 1 — translated: MGSSTESRSRMGSIKPMGIQLIECVRGGPLSFRSSQALVLVLTFLSYASYHATRKTTSIVKSVLDPKTTNLGLLHWPSHMYLQELKGAANNTALQSGWAPFNGEDGTGLLGEIDLAFLGVYAIGMFFAGHLGDRVDLRILLTIGMVGTGLFTAAFGAGYWLNIHSFYYFLGVQMIAGLFQSSGWPSVVAVVGNWFGKSKRGLIMGIWNAHTSVGNISGSLIAAAMLKFGWSWSFAVPGAMIALVGLAVFLFLPVDPEVIGVEQDRHVKDYEKNGTDVPLLEGHSSGRDEAVGFIQAWKIPGVAPFALCLFFCKLVAYTFLYWLPFYLSHTEIGGEYLSDSAAGILSTLFDVGGVVGGILAGHISDRLDARALTAATFTFSAIPALFFYRIYGSISLTWNVALMFVTGVLVNGPYALITTAVSADLGTHSSLNGNSRALATVTAIIDGTGSIGAAVGPLLTGYISAKSWSGVFTMLMASALVAGLLLSRLVVAEITAKMAASQRPVDSAGDLPVSSLEVP